AAGTCTTGCCATCAAAGATTGGTTGAAACCCTTTGTCCTCCGCCTGAAGCAACCGGGGCGTTGCCAGTATCAGACAAATCAGAGAGCAGAAGAGTGAGGTGTGAATACGAAACAAGCGCTGTGACGTCATTTGTCCCTCCGGGAAGATGATTCGAAGTCGTTATGTGCCGTGGACTGTGATGTTGGCAGGCGCAGCTGAAACAGCCGGTATGAATTTATCTTTCTATCTTAAACAGCCGGGGGGATGGGAAGCTAGCGTGAAAGACCGGAATAGCCAATAGATAAGATTGTTAAGTAATTCGCCCCTGATCAGTAGTGTGAGCGGCGGATTGCTTGACTCACGTGCTGCGCATAAAAAAAGGCGCTGTTGCCAGCGCCTTGACTCTAATGACTTCGATCAAACGGATCGACTATTGCAGGAAGACTTCTGCTTCTTCGAGGAAGTTCTTCTCGAGCGCCCGCATCTCGCCCACAGCGTCAGCCAGAGCAACGGGAACGATGGAAGTACCCCGCAGAGCCACCATGTAACCGAAGTGATGCTTCAGCGCGAGCCAGCCGGCGTGAACGCCGCAACGGGTTCCGAGTACGCGGTCGGCTGCACTGGGAGAACCACCACGCTGCAGGTGACCGAGGGTCACGTGACGGGTTTCGAAACCGGTCCGGTCTTCGATCATCTTGGCAACGGTTTCACCAATACCGCCCAGCTTGACGTGACCGAAATCGTCAACTTCGCCATCCTGGGTGACCACGCCTTCTTCTTCGTTGAATTGTGCACCTTCGCTGACGATGATGATGCCGTACATCTTGCCGTTAGCGCGACGTTTTTTCAGGACGTCGACCATGCGATCCATTTCGATGGGCACTTCGGGAACCAGCGTGTAATCGGCGGCGGTTGCCAGTCCGGAGAACAGCGCGATCCAGCCTGCGTGACGACCCATAGTTTCGACAACCATGATCCGGCGATGTGATTCGGCTGTAGTCCGCAGACGGTCAACTGCTTCCATCACGATGTTGATGGAAGTGTCAAAACCGAAAGTCACATCGGTAGAGCTCAGGTCGTTGTCGATTGTCTTGGGACAGCCGATCACGGGCAGCTTGTAATCGTTCCACAGTTTGTTCGCGACACCGAGGGTGTCATCACCACCGATGGCGATCAGGCAGTCGAGGCCCAGACGCTCGAAGGTTTCGCGTACTTTAGGAACATCTTCCGCTTCGTTTTTGTAAGGGTTCGTACGGGAAGAACCGAGGATGGTTCCCCCTTTGAAAATGATGTCGTCAGTGTTTTCCGAATTCAGTTCGATGTAGTTGCCTTCGATGGCGCCCCGCCAGCCTTCCAGCAGGCCGTAGACTTCACCACCAGCATTGCAGATCACGCGGACGGCACCGCGGATTACCGGGTTCAAACCAGGACAGTCACCACCACCAGTTAAAATACCAACTCTCATTATTCTTCCTGTTATCTGTTCGTAAAAGTAAGGCCTCCGGTCAGCGACTGAGGCTCAAAAATGTACCATACCACAACTAGAGATGAGCGAACTTCGGTCTGATCTCCAGATTCGTTCTGACACCAGGGGACTCTCTCTGCGGAACCGCGAACGCAGTTTCCACGAGCCTGTCACAATACAGAACCATCCGTGATCATCAACTTCAACCGGCCGGCGATTACCAGGTACGTTCGATGAACGTGGTATCGACTTTACCTTCAATAAAGGCCGAATGATTGAAGATCTTCTTCGCCAGAGGAATTGTCGTTTTAATCCCTTCAATGACGAACTCATCCAGACATCGACGCATACACGCCAGTGACTCCTCGCGTGTCGGCCGATGCACGATCAGCTTGCCAATCAGGGAGTCATAATAAGGGCCGACGGTATAGCCCTCATAGATATGCGAATCAAACCGCACCCCGGGACCTGCTGGAACGCGCAGTTTGGTGATCTTACCCGGCGAACCCCGGAAATCGTTGTCGGGGTCTTCGGCATTGATACGCAGTTCAATCGCGGAGCCATTGCAGGGAACGTTCTTCTGCTTCAGTTCCAGTTTTTCGCCTGCCGCAACACGGATCTGCTGCTTGATCAGGTCAAGCCCCGTCACCTCTTCGCTGACGGGATGTTCCACCTGGATACGGGCATTGACTTCGATGAAGTAGAACTGGTTATCCGGCCCTACCAGGAACTCGACCGTACCGGCATTGGTATAACCGGCTTCTTCGATCAGGCGGCAAGCCGCTTTACAGATGTCTTCGCGAACCGACTGAGGCAGGTTCGGAGCCGGGCTTTCTTCCACCAGCTTCTGGTGACGACGCTGCAGACTACAGTCCCGCTCCCAGAGGTGGAGAACCGTGCCATGATTGTCCGCGAGGATCTGGACTTCCACGTGCCGTGGATTCTCGATGTATTTCTCAATGTAAACGCCGGCGTTTTTGAATGCGGCTTCCGCTTCGGCAGCGGCTGCTTTCAGACCGGCTTTCAGTGAAATGTCATTCCGGGCGACTCGCATCCCTTTACCACCACCGCCGGCGGTAGCCTTGATCAAAACGGGATAACCAATCTCCTGGGCCACCCGCAGGGCTTCGGCTTCGTCGGTAACCAGACCTTCGGTACCCGGTGAAACAGGTACGTTGGCATTCTTGGCAATTTCGCGGGCCGAGACTTTATCGCCCAGCTGGGCCATCGCTTCGTGGGGCGGTCCGATGAATTCGATATTACAGCTCCGACAGACTTCCGCAAAATGTGCGTTTTCTGCCAGGAACCCGTAGCCGGGGTGAATCGCCTGCACGTTACCGATTTCAGCGGCACTGATAATCCGGTTGATCATCAGGTAACTGTCGGTCGCTGCAGCAGGTCCGATACAGTAGGCTTCATCAGCCAGTGAGAGGTAGTGAGCACCACGATCTGCTTCACTGAAGACCGCGACTGTCTCAATGCCCATCTCACGACAGGCGCGAATCACCCGCAGTGCGATTTCTCCTCGGTTGGCAACCAGTATTCTCTGAAACATATGTTTTGACTTGGTAAAAGGATCCTACATCTGACATTCCGATCGCGACCGGCGACCATGGTACGACAACAGGCCTCAGCCCTGGCTGATTCTGAACAGGGGCTGGCCGAATTCGACCGCTTCACCATCTTTGACCAGAATCTCGCTGATGGTACCGTTGAGCTCGGCGGGAATCTGATTGAAGACCTTCATCGCCTCGACAATACAGACAATCGTATCAGCGCTGACTTTGGATCCTACACTGACGAACGGCGGATCATCGGGACTGGGTGAGGAATAAAATGTCCCCACGGTCGGGCTCTTGATGGCAGGACCCGAATCAGCAGCAGGAGCTGCTTCCTGAGGTGCCGGCGCCGGAGCGGCAGGAGCCGCTGCAACGGGTTGCGGAACCGCTTGAGGAACAGCATGCGTTGCGGGAACCATGGAAATGGTTTCCTGGGGACCGCGACGCAGCTTCCAGGTTTCTTCGCCCCGCTTCAGATTGACTTCCGTCAATCCGTGCTTTTCCATCATTTCAAACAGTGTCTGAAGTTTTTCCAAATCGAAAGGCTCGCCTTTCGGCACCTCGTTCTTTGCCATTGACCTACCTTATTTCATATTCTCAAGCTGCACGTGCTTTGCCTGCTGTAATGAGGGCATTCAACGCTCACTGCTGCCAGCGGTGCGTTCCGGTTTCTTGAAGAATCAAATTGATGCCGGGAAAGGATCGCATTCACTGATTGCGCGCACTATCTACCCTGTCTGACTTGTGTTGGGAGAGATTCTAAGCCAAAACCCCCGAGAATACCAAGCGCAACCGGGAAGTTTCTGCAATAAAATCAGGCAGAGCCCCAACATCCATAACCCTTTTAAATAAGAGACTTACGTCAGTTTTTCTTACTTATTACGATCAGAGAACTTCTGACGCCACTCGAAAATGGAGCGCAGGCCTGCCTGCCCATGTACATTGTAATAGGCTTCTCGCGAAATCAAACCAGCGCCGACTCATAATCCTTGGGAACGCTGGTCAAGACCTCATGTCCGCTCCGGGTCACCAGCACATCATCCTCAATGCGGACGCCCCCCCAGCCCGGCAGATAGATGCCCGGTTCCACCGTAACAATCATCCCCGGCTTCAGTTCGGTCTCGACATTGCCCCCCAGTCGAGGGCCTTCGTGAATATCCAGGCCGATGCCGTGGCCCAGGCTGTGCGTAAACTGTTTACCAAAGCCAGCCTTGTTGATGACTTTCCGTGCGACCTGGTCGACGTCTTTACAGAGCACCCCAGGCTTAATCGCTTTAATCGCGGCCAGTTGAGCCTGCAGCACCGTATTGTAGACCTTCTTCAGTTTCGAGGGAGCCCGATCGCGGATAATCATGCGGGTCAGGTCGCTGCGATACCCTTTCTGGGTCATCGCCCCCCAGTCCACCAGCAAAAACGGGGACTCGCCAATCAGCTTTTCCGTGGGGATCGCATGCGGCAGAGCTGATCGCTCTCCTACAGCCACGATCGGATCGAAGGCCGCCTGTCGCGCACCAAACCGCCGCATCGCGTGTTCCAGTTCGTGCGCTCCCTGCAGTTCGGTCATCTCATTGGTCAGCAGGGCACGAAAGACTTCGAAGCCGCGCTGTGCCTGATCGACGGCTTCGCGGATCTCCTGGATCTCGGAGGCATCTTTAACCATCCGCAGTTCTTCCACCACATTCGAAACCGGGTTCCACTGAATAGCCGGTGTTATTCCAGTCAACGCATCGAGCAGATCACAGGTCACGATATGGCTTTCCAGCCCCACTTTGGTGAGATGCGACTTTTTCAGGACCTGCTCCAGGGCCACGATCATCGATTCCGTCGGCTTGCGAATGTGGACATCCAGTCCCGGGCATTCTTCTTCCAGCTGCGTGGTATATCGTCCATCACTGATCAGGACCGTCTGACCTTTGCCAATCAGCAGATAACTGGAATCACCGCTGAAACCGGTTAAATACGTAACATTCGTTTCACTGGTTACCAGCAAGGCCTCGGCCCCGATCCGTTTGATCTGTGAAATCAGTTTTTTCTGCCTGGCGCCCAGATAGTCCTTACTCATTGTCGTCCTTCCATACAGCGGCTGATTGAATCGGGGTCCTGTTATTCCTTATATCTGAGCAGGATCTTATCCCTTTTCAGGAATTTTGCGAAGAAAAAAAACCGAAGTTTTTGTTTGCATTCCTCAAGTGCTATGATTGAAACAACAGAATCAGATCTTCCCACATCCCTTCATTCTGAATGTCCCGCTGCATGAAACAGGAATCAACCGAGCTCATCTTCAAGATCCAGGATATGGATTGCGCCGAGGAAGTCACGATCCTCAAGCGGGAACTCTCTCCTCTGGTGGGAGGCGAAGATCACCTGTTTTTTGATATCCTCAATCGCAGGATGACGGTCACCCTCAATGCGGAACCCGTTACCGGCGAAGCCATCATTGCCGCCGTCCGTGAGACCGGCATGCAGGCTGAACCCTGGGAGCCCGACAAAAAAAAGGCCTCGGCCTCCTTCTGGAAGCGTCACGGCAGAACCCTGCTGACCAGCGTCAGTGGCGTCATGCTGGTCTCCGCATTCGTGACCCACGTCATTCTGGCGGGCAGCTTCGCTGCGGCACTCGGCGCGGAAGAAGCCGTGGGAGGTTTCATGCCGTTGCCTGTGCGCATCCAGTACCTGGCAGCCATGCTGAGCGGTATCTGGTTCGTGCTACCCAAAGCCTGGTTTGCCTTAAAGCGTCTGCGTCCCGACATGAACCTGTTGATGTGCGTGGCCGTACTGGGAGCCTTGTTCATCGACGAATGGTTCGAAGCGGCCGCGGTTGCGTTCCTGTTTTCGTTCTCACAACTACTGGAAGCCTGGAGCGTGGGTCGCGCCCGCAAAGCGGTCGCTGCTCTGATGGACCTGTCCGCGCCCATTGCCCGCGTCCGCGATGCGGAAGGGAATGAAATCACCGTTGCCGCAGAATCCGTTTCGGTCGGCACCGTGTTTCTGATTCGTCCCGGCGAAAAGATTCCGCTGGATGGCACCGTCATCAAGGGGATCAGTGACGTTAACCAGGCGCCGATCACCGGCGAATCGGTGCCCATCGGCAAACAGGCGGACGACGAAATTTACGCCGGTACGATCAACGGCGATGGTCTGCTGGAAGCGAAAAGTACCAAGCCGGCTGAAGACACTGTACTCGCCCAGATTATTCGCATGGTGGGGGAAGCGCAGTCGAAGCGGTCTCCCTCCGAACTCTGGGTCGAGAAATTCGCCCGGATCTACACCCCCATCGTCATGGTGCTCGCTCTGCTGGTGCTGGTGAGTCTCCCATTACTCCTGCAGGTCAGCTGGCACAATGCCATGTATCGCGCCCTGGTCCTGCTGGTCATCGCCTGCCCGTGTGCCCTGGTGATCTCGACGCCCGTCAGTATCGTCGCGGCGCTTGCTGCTGCCGCCCGTAACGGCGTACTCATCAAAGGGGGGGCGTTCGTGGAAACCCCTTCCCGGCTCCGCGCTCTGGCTCTGGATAAAACGGGAACGCTCACGCAGGGGAAGCCAGTCGTCACGAAAATTGTGCCGCTCAATGGACACACCGAAGTCGAACTGCTCGAACGCGCCGCGGCCCTGGAATCCCACAGCAACCACCCCCTTGCACTGGCTATCCTGGAAGCAGCTACCGAGCGGAACGTCGCTTATCAGCCCGCGGACGACTATCAGATCATCCAGGGGAAAGGGGCTACCGCCACGCTGAACGGCAGAAATTTCTGGCTCGGCTCACACCGTTACCTGGAAGAACGAAAAGAAGAAACGGCCGAAGTGCATCAGCAGCTGGAAGAACTCTCCACCAGCGGGCAGACCGTCGTAGTGGTCGGTAACGACACACACGTCTGTGGCTTCATCGCACTGGCAGACCGCGTGCGCGACACCTCCGCGACCGTCATTCGCGATCTGCACGCCGCGGGGATTGATCAACTGGTCATGCTGACGGGTGACAACCAGGGCACCGCGCAAGCCGTCGCCCGGGAAGTTGGTCTGGATCAGGTGCATGCAGAGCTGCTTCCGGCAGACAAGCTCACGGTCATTGAGTCCCTCGTCAACGAATACGAGCATGTCGCCATGGTCGGTGACGGCGTTAACGATGCGCCCGCCATGGGACGTTCGAGCCTGGGGATCGCCATGGGTGCCGCGGGCAGTGACGTCGCCATTGAATCGGCTGACATCGCCTTGATGACTGACGACCTGACCCGAATCCCCTGGCTGATTCATCATTCACGCCGCACGCTGAAGATCATCCGTCAGAACATCATCTTCGCGTTGAGCATCAAAGTTCTGTTCGTAATCCTGATGGCCGTTAATCACGCCTCCCTCTGGGCTGCGATCGCTGCAGACATGGGTGCTTCCCTGCTCGTCATTTTCAACGGCCTGCGCCTGCTCAAGCTCCCAGCTGCCAGCCGCAACCAGGCAAATTAACGCGACGAGGCAACCCGCCTCACCGTGTGTATTCACTGCGGCTGGTGAAGATCTCGTCCGGAATTTCCTGGCCGGTGATCGCCTTGAAAATCTGATTCAACTGCCGACGATAGACTTCGTCCACCGACACCACTTCACAGCCCCGGTTCTCCGCCTCACGGATCAACTCTGTCTCTTCGGGCAGATGACTGATATCCATCACCGTCATGGTCTCACGAAGATAGGATGGATTGAAATTCAACTTGCCGGGTCCCAGCTGCAATTCGGGATCGGTCTGAATTACGATGTCACACAGCGTGTCATACAGATTCGCAAACGGCACATACCGCACGTCAAACGTCTTCGCGATTCCCTGCGCTGCACGATCGTTGGGTGAAGTGACACTTACCACAGCACCGAGTTGCGTCAGACTGTAGACGATGGCCTTCGTCAGTCCCCCCTGTCCCAGCACCAGAATGTTCTTCCGCTGAAAGACAGTACTGTCTCCGTCAGTGCCTGCACCAAGAGTCGTCTCCAGACTTCGGATCGCACTCCGGCGAACGGTATCATAAGCGTGCCAGCCATCCGGCTGATTCAGCTGCAGATCTCCATAACCGGTCTTCTGTGAGGACTCTTCCAGATGTTCGGCCAGGGGCAAAATGAATTCTCCCATCCGCGGACTGACTACCAGCGAACGGATTTTGAGAATCCCCAGCATCTTATGCACCTGCTTGAAGTCGTTGATCACCAGCGGCAGACAGACATAATCCAGCCCCAGTGTTTCAGACGCTTTATTGATGACCTCAATTGTCCGCCGTTCTGTCACTCCCAGCCCCGCCACTCCAATGAATCGGGTCTTGGCCGAGATGCGCTGACAGTGGAACACTTCACTGAGTTCCGCGACCGTCGGCTGTCCCTCGAAAACTTCCATCCCCTTTTCCAGAGCCGCGTATATCCAGGGAGAACCGTATTTCGTGCCCAGCAGAGAAAAGGTAATCCCCGCTGCCCCCAGTCCCAGTCCGACAACGGGAATCTCCCGCTTCTGACTGATCGCCGCCAGCAGAGGCCACGCGGTCTGCAGCGTCGGCGTCGGCCAGGTGAATTTGATCACGTCCGCTTTCGCGTCTTCCATTTCGTCGAAAATATCATCGACCTGTGACAGCGGCTTTTTCAGACTCGTATAAGTGATGACCCGTTTGGTCTTGCCGAAGCGGGGAATCTGTCGCGCTGTTTCCAGATCCAGTTCAATGTATTCCGGCTCCGCGATGATCGCCTGCTTCAGCAACTGAACCCGCTCCGCTTCCGTGCCTTTGAACTGCCCCCCTTCCTCGGGATGCCGACAGGAAACCAGAATCGGCACTTCGAAGCCTGAGATCAGATCGCCGATATCGGGTGTCTTGATCAACCGGTCCAGGCAGAGTTCTACCAGGTCGCACTGTGCGGCTGCGTTCAGGATATCGACCTTGGCGAAGTTACGGGATTCGGGAGTTACAGAAATACAGATCATGCTGTCACACAATAATCAGGAGGGGAAAGAACATCAGAGCGGTACCAGGCTGACGCTCTTTAATTATGCCAGAACTGGCCCTGATTGAAAGCATCAAACATCGCATGAACTCATTTTCCATCAAGCTGGCCTGCCAACAGATAAACGCCTCCTCGCGTACTGAGACCGAGGAGGCGTATTGATCTGACTTCATTACTACAGGCCTCGTCAGAAACGGAACCTGTTCACCCAATCAGCTTACCTTTTTCTGATTGAAGTCGCTGGTGCCAGCGGAGGCTGCGCCTGGGCTGACTTCGCAGGAGCGGGAGGCATGGCCTCGCAGGCACCGCTGTTGCAGTTCCCGCAGAGATCTTCCACCGTCCACTTGTATCCACATTTATCACACTTGTATTCGTGCTTCTTCAGCACACGCACGGTCTTGACCTTGCCGCACTTCAGATCGCAGCACTTCTGCCAGGGAAACCGTACGGGAGGAATACAGATATCTTTGCATTCAGTAAAGAAACAATGCTTCTTCACTTTTAGCGTTTCGACGTACAGCCGACAGGTCTTACAACCCTGAGAACAACTGTTACAGCTGTTGCAGCTGCCGCACGCACCGTTTGCTTTGTCGCAACAGGGGGCGCCGTTTCCGGCTGAGCTCTGAGTTCCCCCCGACAGGCTGACCGTGACGGCCAGCACAACGATTGCTAAATATTTCATAATTCTCTCTTCCTGAGATTTTAAATTTCAAATATTGATGGTCGCTGAGTTTGAACCGGGCTTAGAAGTCCACCATAAACCGGGCACCGAAGATGTCGGATCGACCGCCGGTATATCCGTTGATCGGACCACGGTCATCAATCTGAGCATGGATGTAGTTGAACTGCACACGTGAGTGAGAGTTCCACCACCAGTTCATACCAAAGGTGAAGTTGGTCTCATCACCGCCGGTGATGTTTCCGTTAGACAGGTCCAGGTAGGAGTAACGGGCCACAACCTGCCACGCACCCCAGCCACCACCGATTTCGTCGTCACAAGTACGAACCAGGAAGAAGTTCTCCAGCGGCTTAACACGGCCAATGGTTCCGGACTTGCGGTCGATCGGCTGATATTCGCCAGTCAGGAAGTAACCAGCCTCGACATAAGCACCTTCAAACGTCAGCTGAGATCCCTGCGAACCACGGCCCACATGAGTCACCTGGTATTCGCTGACGACCCCGAAAGATCCGATGTTCAACATCGCTTCGAAGCCCAATGTGTTGAACCATTCGGCTCCTGCAATCGCACCAGTGTCAATCCAGCGGCTGCTGGTACGGGCTTCAGGACGGGTCCGGAAGCGGGCTTCATTATCATTGGAAGCGGTCGCACTCGGATCGCCATCCGGTTTCGCCCACATGTCGGCAACAGCCAGGTGCAGGTAACCGCGACCACCCGAGGTTTCATCGTACCAGGGAGTACCGGCGAAACGACCGTTGAGTGAGTACTGACCCGCGTCGCCAATGTACGCCCCGTCTTTCGAGATATCTTCCAGGTTGAAGATACCGTAACGCCAGTTCCAGGTCTCATCATCCGAAACGCCGTAGGCACAGATACCCAGACGACGTGCATCCTGGTTGAAAGCTTCGATCACCAGCGGACGTTCCATGAACCAGTTGTAACGACTACTGTTAAGGTGGTCCATACCCAGCGGTCGTTTCTGGTTACCAATCAACAGTGTCTGAAAGACCGGCAGATCGTCCCATCCCATGTAAACGTCTTTGAACGCGGGATCACCAGGATCGGCGAAGTCATACTCGAACTTGTAGAGCATGTTGTCTTTGATTTTACCAGACACCCCGATACGCACACGACGGAACCCAACACGGTTTTGTGGATCGGTTGGATCGGTCGGATCATTAAAGGATTCGATCCCCGGAGTGCTGTTAGAGAAGTTCCAGCCATCCAGGTGAATACGACCGAATACTTTCAATGTGGTCGGCTTCGCAGCATCTTCGGCTTTCTTGGCCTGCTCTGATTCGGAGAACTTTTTCCAGTCCTCTTCCAGAGTCGACAGCCGGCTCTCCAGAGCGTTGTCTCCCGCTTCATCGTAGAAGTTGTTGATCAACAGCTGCTCGGAGTCGTCCAGTCCGCCACTCGCTGCTTCCAGCTGAGGAGGAGGGGCTATCCGCGAAGCCGGCGCGGGCGGCGGTGTCTGCTGCCTTGGCTCCTCTTTCTTCTGCTCCAGCTCCTGGATCCGTTGTTCCGCTGCTTCTAAACGGTCCAGCAGTCGCTCCAGTTGAGCAGAATCGATTCGAGCATCTTCCGCAAAGACACTGGTTGTACGAAACAGTGTCCCCAGTAAGAGCAGGAAACCTGCAGTCTTAATGAATGTGCGCATCTTCATCCCTGATGTTCAAGGCCCGGCTTCCTTACCAGGCGGTTTTACTAATTAATCCGTATTTCCACATGCCTGTAAAAATAACGTGATCCTCTATTCGCTTATCGGCGGATCTTTTTTGAAGCAAATATTAAGAAACGGTTAAGGACCTTCACAATTGGCCGCACCTCAGGAACACTCCGAACAGAACCCCTAACCGGAAGAGTTTAACAGGGTAAAGTGAGGCAATACCTGCACTTATCTTTAGTGGAGACACACATCCCTTTAATAAACCCCCTTAAGGAAGCACTGCTTTGAGCCTGCAAACAGCGTCTCAAATCGGGGTAAAACCCTCCGTACAGCGGGATCTGCTCCGAATCGCCTCCCCAACCCCCGAACCGCGGTGCAGAAGTTCAGAAACTTCCCCAATCAACACGGGACGGCTCTTGTCTTGATTCATCGTAAAAGCTAAATTCAATCGCAATTTATTTGCTATTACAATACTTGAACGCCGATAGAGAATTCCATTCCCACTAAGTCCGCTTCAAGTTTACGCTCACTGCTGATAGTTCTGATCCCATGAAACCCCTGTCACACCTCAAAAACGACGTGCGGTTGACCTTTCTGCTGCTCACGATTCCCCTGGTCACCTTCCTGGTAGCGCCCGGCTTTTTCACCTCGCGCCCCACCCAGGCCGCGGCTGCCGAACACACTCACCCGCACCCGGAAAAAACGACCAGCACCGCCGCTGAGGAATCCACGACAGAACCGTCTTCCCACAACAGCACCGGCTGGTCATACACGCTGCTCGGCATCTATTGCGCGCTGATTGTCTTCTCGTCTTTACTGGGAGGCTGGCTCCCCTCGTTTGTCAAACTGACACATACCCGCATGGAAACGCTCATCAGTTTTGTCGGCGGACTCATGCTGGGCATCGGCGTCTTTCATCTTCTGCCACACGCGGTCGCCGAAATGGGATCGATCGACCGCGCCGTCTGGTGGATGATGACCGGCATCGTCACCCTCTTCTTCCTGCTGAGAACTTTCCACTTTCACCAGCACGGCACCGTGGAACTCGAAGAAGAAGAAGGACACACACATGACCACGATCATGATCACGACCACGACTGCGAACAGCATCACGCCCACGCGCCGGTCCACTCACACTCGCACGCCCACTCGCATCACTTGAGCTGGGTCGGCATCGCATTGGGCCTGGCCCTGCACACACTGATTGACGGGCTCGCTCTCGGCGCCAGTATCATAGCCGAGCAGCACCACGAAGTCTTTCTCTCTTTGTTCGGCCTCGGAACTTTTCTGGCGATCGCACTACACAAACCACTAGATGCCGTTTCGATCACATCACTCATGGCAGCGGGTGGCTGGTCTGCCGGCTGGAGAAACGCCGTCAACATCGGCTTCGCGTTGATGTGCCCCCTCGGTGCCCTGCTCTTCTTCCTCGGCGTGCAGCAGTTTTCCGATAATCAGCACATCATCATCGGCTGTGCCCTGGCCTTCGCCGCGGGCGTCTTTATCTGTATCTCGCTGGGCGATCTGCTGCCGGAAATGGAATTCCATTCGCATAACCGCTTCCGACTCTCGTTCGTGCTCCTGCTGGGCATCGCCCTCGCGTATGGCATCGGTTTTATTGAACCCGATCACGTCCACAACCACGGCTCGCACGCAGAAGAATCAGACGACAGTCACTCGCATTCGCACGATCACAAGCACGACCACTAACAGCGATCACTCTTCTTCTTCACACTCGCTGCAGATTCCCTTGAGCAGGATCTCGGTCACTTTACCAACCGCCGCCCACTGCTTGTTCTTGGGCGTCTTGAATTCCACATCGTGCAGGCACGAAACACTGCCGCATTCCGTACAGACAAAGTGCGGATGCTCTGCATCTTCC
The DNA window shown above is from Gimesia chilikensis and carries:
- a CDS encoding M24 family metallopeptidase, translated to MSKDYLGARQKKLISQIKRIGAEALLVTSETNVTYLTGFSGDSSYLLIGKGQTVLISDGRYTTQLEEECPGLDVHIRKPTESMIVALEQVLKKSHLTKVGLESHIVTCDLLDALTGITPAIQWNPVSNVVEELRMVKDASEIQEIREAVDQAQRGFEVFRALLTNEMTELQGAHELEHAMRRFGARQAAFDPIVAVGERSALPHAIPTEKLIGESPFLLVDWGAMTQKGYRSDLTRMIIRDRAPSKLKKVYNTVLQAQLAAIKAIKPGVLCKDVDQVARKVINKAGFGKQFTHSLGHGIGLDIHEGPRLGGNVETELKPGMIVTVEPGIYLPGWGGVRIEDDVLVTRSGHEVLTSVPKDYESALV
- the accC gene encoding acetyl-CoA carboxylase biotin carboxylase subunit, whose translation is MFQRILVANRGEIALRVIRACREMGIETVAVFSEADRGAHYLSLADEAYCIGPAAATDSYLMINRIISAAEIGNVQAIHPGYGFLAENAHFAEVCRSCNIEFIGPPHEAMAQLGDKVSAREIAKNANVPVSPGTEGLVTDEAEALRVAQEIGYPVLIKATAGGGGKGMRVARNDISLKAGLKAAAAEAEAAFKNAGVYIEKYIENPRHVEVQILADNHGTVLHLWERDCSLQRRHQKLVEESPAPNLPQSVREDICKAACRLIEEAGYTNAGTVEFLVGPDNQFYFIEVNARIQVEHPVSEEVTGLDLIKQQIRVAAGEKLELKQKNVPCNGSAIELRINAEDPDNDFRGSPGKITKLRVPAGPGVRFDSHIYEGYTVGPYYDSLIGKLIVHRPTREESLACMRRCLDEFVIEGIKTTIPLAKKIFNHSAFIEGKVDTTFIERTW
- a CDS encoding 6-phosphofructokinase → MRVGILTGGGDCPGLNPVIRGAVRVICNAGGEVYGLLEGWRGAIEGNYIELNSENTDDIIFKGGTILGSSRTNPYKNEAEDVPKVRETFERLGLDCLIAIGGDDTLGVANKLWNDYKLPVIGCPKTIDNDLSSTDVTFGFDTSINIVMEAVDRLRTTAESHRRIMVVETMGRHAGWIALFSGLATAADYTLVPEVPIEMDRMVDVLKKRRANGKMYGIIIVSEGAQFNEEEGVVTQDGEVDDFGHVKLGGIGETVAKMIEDRTGFETRHVTLGHLQRGGSPSAADRVLGTRCGVHAGWLALKHHFGYMVALRGTSIVPVALADAVGEMRALEKNFLEEAEVFLQ
- a CDS encoding type I 3-dehydroquinate dehydratase, which gives rise to MICISVTPESRNFAKVDILNAAAQCDLVELCLDRLIKTPDIGDLISGFEVPILVSCRHPEEGGQFKGTEAERVQLLKQAIIAEPEYIELDLETARQIPRFGKTKRVITYTSLKKPLSQVDDIFDEMEDAKADVIKFTWPTPTLQTAWPLLAAISQKREIPVVGLGLGAAGITFSLLGTKYGSPWIYAALEKGMEVFEGQPTVAELSEVFHCQRISAKTRFIGVAGLGVTERRTIEVINKASETLGLDYVCLPLVINDFKQVHKMLGILKIRSLVVSPRMGEFILPLAEHLEESSQKTGYGDLQLNQPDGWHAYDTVRRSAIRSLETTLGAGTDGDSTVFQRKNILVLGQGGLTKAIVYSLTQLGAVVSVTSPNDRAAQGIAKTFDVRYVPFANLYDTLCDIVIQTDPELQLGPGKLNFNPSYLRETMTVMDISHLPEETELIREAENRGCEVVSVDEVYRRQLNQIFKAITGQEIPDEIFTSRSEYTR
- the accB gene encoding acetyl-CoA carboxylase biotin carboxyl carrier protein — translated: MAKNEVPKGEPFDLEKLQTLFEMMEKHGLTEVNLKRGEETWKLRRGPQETISMVPATHAVPQAVPQPVAAAPAAPAPAPQEAAPAADSGPAIKSPTVGTFYSSPSPDDPPFVSVGSKVSADTIVCIVEAMKVFNQIPAELNGTISEILVKDGEAVEFGQPLFRISQG
- a CDS encoding heavy metal translocating P-type ATPase, whose amino-acid sequence is MKQESTELIFKIQDMDCAEEVTILKRELSPLVGGEDHLFFDILNRRMTVTLNAEPVTGEAIIAAVRETGMQAEPWEPDKKKASASFWKRHGRTLLTSVSGVMLVSAFVTHVILAGSFAAALGAEEAVGGFMPLPVRIQYLAAMLSGIWFVLPKAWFALKRLRPDMNLLMCVAVLGALFIDEWFEAAAVAFLFSFSQLLEAWSVGRARKAVAALMDLSAPIARVRDAEGNEITVAAESVSVGTVFLIRPGEKIPLDGTVIKGISDVNQAPITGESVPIGKQADDEIYAGTINGDGLLEAKSTKPAEDTVLAQIIRMVGEAQSKRSPSELWVEKFARIYTPIVMVLALLVLVSLPLLLQVSWHNAMYRALVLLVIACPCALVISTPVSIVAALAAAARNGVLIKGGAFVETPSRLRALALDKTGTLTQGKPVVTKIVPLNGHTEVELLERAAALESHSNHPLALAILEAATERNVAYQPADDYQIIQGKGATATLNGRNFWLGSHRYLEERKEETAEVHQQLEELSTSGQTVVVVGNDTHVCGFIALADRVRDTSATVIRDLHAAGIDQLVMLTGDNQGTAQAVAREVGLDQVHAELLPADKLTVIESLVNEYEHVAMVGDGVNDAPAMGRSSLGIAMGAAGSDVAIESADIALMTDDLTRIPWLIHHSRRTLKIIRQNIIFALSIKVLFVILMAVNHASLWAAIAADMGASLLVIFNGLRLLKLPAASRNQAN